In the Pyrolobus fumarii 1A genome, one interval contains:
- a CDS encoding NAD(P)-dependent glycerol-1-phosphate dehydrogenase produces MSTLVQRRHEIELPKRILIGTDVVNEVGNTIRQLDLGSNAIIITGPHVYQKYHNLLEESLERSKIEYNFVIVKSSTADDAEHALEEARAYKPSVVIGFGGGKSIDIAKYVAFKLGVEMVSVPTAASHDGIASPFASIKGVNGPVSMKVKPPIAIIADTRIIAEAPSRLLRAGSGDLIAKLTAVRDWKLAHKLKGEYYGEYAASLALLSARHVIRYAITIRRGGIEAAHIVVEGLISSGVAMCIAGSTRPASGSEHLFSHALDMIAPKPALHGEQVAIGTIMMMYLHGGPWKRIRRILRKIGLPTTARELGIKDEYIIKALTIAHRVRPERYTILGESGLTWEAAERIARITGVID; encoded by the coding sequence ATGAGTACACTCGTGCAACGAAGACACGAGATAGAGCTACCTAAACGTATACTGATTGGCACTGACGTTGTAAACGAAGTTGGCAATACTATAAGGCAACTCGATCTAGGCTCAAATGCCATCATTATAACTGGTCCACATGTTTACCAGAAATACCACAATCTGCTTGAAGAGTCTCTTGAGAGGAGCAAGATAGAGTACAATTTCGTCATCGTGAAGTCCTCTACTGCGGACGATGCGGAACATGCATTAGAAGAGGCAAGAGCCTACAAGCCTAGTGTCGTGATAGGTTTTGGGGGAGGGAAATCGATAGACATTGCAAAATACGTTGCTTTCAAGCTAGGCGTTGAAATGGTTAGCGTCCCTACAGCGGCGTCTCACGATGGTATAGCGTCTCCTTTTGCGTCTATAAAGGGTGTTAACGGCCCAGTGTCCATGAAAGTCAAGCCTCCGATAGCAATAATTGCCGATACGAGGATAATAGCTGAGGCTCCATCAAGGCTTCTCCGCGCTGGTAGCGGAGACCTTATCGCTAAGCTTACGGCTGTTCGCGACTGGAAGCTTGCACATAAATTGAAAGGCGAGTACTACGGCGAGTATGCAGCAAGTCTAGCGCTACTATCGGCGAGACACGTGATACGCTACGCGATAACAATCCGTAGGGGCGGAATAGAGGCTGCACACATAGTAGTTGAGGGTTTGATAAGTAGCGGCGTTGCAATGTGTATAGCGGGTTCTACTAGACCCGCCAGTGGCTCCGAGCACCTCTTCAGCCACGCTCTTGACATGATAGCTCCCAAGCCTGCATTGCACGGCGAGCAGGTGGCAATAGGCACGATAATGATGATGTACTTGCATGGCGGACCGTGGAAGCGTATAAGGAGGATTCTACGCAAGATAGGGTTACCCACAACAGCACGCGAACTGGGCATAAAAGACGAGTACATAATAAAGGCATTAACTATTGCGCACAGGGTTAGACCCGAACGCTACACAATCCTTGGCGAAAGCGGATTAACATGGGAAGCTGCCGAGAGAATAGCACGTATAACAGGAGTCATCGACTAG
- a CDS encoding 50S ribosomal protein L37e, whose translation MSKGTPSFGKMGKGKTHIRCRRCGRHAFNVAKGYCAACGFGRSSRLRRYSWMNKKVNRVRIK comes from the coding sequence ATGTCCAAGGGTACACCCTCGTTTGGTAAAATGGGTAAAGGCAAGACACACATACGTTGCAGGCGCTGTGGCCGCCACGCTTTCAATGTGGCTAAAGGATACTGTGCTGCGTGCGGCTTCGGTCGTAGTAGTAGGCTACGCCGCTACTCGTGGATGAACAAGAAGGTTAACCGCGTGCGCATCAAGTGA
- a CDS encoding DUF1947 domain-containing protein produces the protein MRRWKLSKRDRRKLLEEIKSRWPEVPLSSEPDVEVISDKKEGIEELYIIDGKPAFARIENKLIPLISYLLDVGVDWLPRIIVDEGAVRPLTRGANLMRPGIVSVEGEFNRGDIVVILEPVKRIPIAVHEALVDSSEVANMERGVVSKRLHYMGDRLWKYARSV, from the coding sequence TTGAGACGATGGAAGCTATCCAAACGCGATCGTCGTAAACTCCTCGAGGAGATAAAGAGTCGTTGGCCCGAGGTACCCCTGAGTAGCGAACCAGATGTAGAGGTTATCTCGGATAAGAAAGAGGGTATTGAAGAGCTTTACATAATAGATGGTAAGCCTGCGTTTGCACGCATCGAGAACAAGCTCATACCATTGATTAGTTACCTTCTTGACGTGGGGGTAGACTGGCTGCCCAGGATAATTGTTGATGAGGGCGCTGTAAGACCATTAACACGTGGCGCGAACTTGATGAGACCAGGTATTGTCAGCGTCGAGGGCGAGTTCAACCGGGGAGATATCGTCGTTATACTTGAACCTGTAAAACGTATACCTATAGCTGTGCACGAGGCGCTTGTGGATAGTTCTGAGGTCGCCAATATGGAGAGGGGCGTGGTGAGTAAACGACTCCATTATATGGGCGACAGGTTATGGAAGTACGCAAGGAGCGTCTAG
- a CDS encoding FKBP-type peptidyl-prolyl cis-trans isomerase, protein MAFKDGDFVLVEYSLRLKDTNQLIDTTSEEEAKKEGIYDEDRVYGPELVIIGEGRLIPGLEEAIKEMNVNEKKEVEIPPEKAYGVRDPNKVKTYSVKQFLRHGVRPEIGKLVEINGQVGRIIAVEGGRVKVDFNHPLAGRTLLAVIRVVAKLEKDEDKIKHLVARRLRAKPDYIDVNVDRENGVVTIKMKPQAALRATPSTKVVLLDEIRRYFDWARRVNIVEEYEIRAEKKEQEQQ, encoded by the coding sequence ATGGCATTCAAGGATGGCGACTTTGTGCTTGTAGAGTACAGTTTGAGGTTAAAGGACACAAACCAGCTGATTGATACAACCAGTGAAGAAGAGGCCAAGAAGGAGGGTATATACGACGAGGATAGAGTATATGGCCCAGAGCTAGTGATAATAGGAGAAGGCAGGCTCATACCTGGTCTAGAAGAAGCGATAAAGGAGATGAATGTCAACGAGAAGAAGGAGGTTGAAATACCACCCGAAAAAGCGTACGGCGTACGCGATCCGAATAAAGTGAAGACGTACAGTGTTAAACAGTTCCTAAGGCACGGTGTAAGACCAGAAATAGGTAAACTAGTTGAAATAAATGGACAAGTTGGGCGCATAATTGCTGTCGAAGGCGGACGTGTGAAAGTAGACTTCAACCACCCTCTCGCTGGTAGGACTCTACTCGCAGTCATACGTGTGGTAGCTAAACTAGAGAAGGACGAGGATAAGATAAAACATCTCGTTGCGAGGAGGCTGCGTGCAAAGCCCGACTACATAGACGTAAACGTAGACCGCGAGAATGGCGTAGTCACAATAAAGATGAAACCGCAGGCAGCTCTGCGTGCAACACCAAGCACCAAGGTGGTGCTTCTAGACGAGATACGCCGTTACTTCGATTGGGCTAGGCGCGTCAACATAGTAGAGGAGTACGAGATCCGCGCGGAAAAGAAGGAACAGGAGCAGCAGTAA
- a CDS encoding beta-CASP ribonuclease aCPSF1, with amino-acid sequence MYRVGELPLALQQAISKHVPPEAMITRIEFEGPEIAIYVRNPAVIAFRPEIARNLAKELKKRIVFRAEKDARKPQQEAIEIIKSIVPPEAEIKTIMFDEVLGEVIIKARKVGLVYGKGKTIYNKIFAETGWRPVILRAPDKESVTLNGIIDYMLRQSSYRSQILKTMGERIHRGVLFENRYVRIVALGGFMEVGRSAILVETSESRVLLDLGVNPGGTGYDMYPRLDIDEIRPEELDAVIITHAHLDHMGLVPFLFKYGFKGPVYVTKPTRDLMVLSLFDFLDVVTKEGRKPPFSQHDIRKMILHTIALDYEEVTDVTPDIKLTFYNAGHILGSAIAHLHIGEGLHNIVYTGDMKYANTRLLTKAHTKFPRVETLIIESTYGNKRQQKRSQAEAELIQWIVRTIEAKKGKVLIPVLAVGRAQEIILVIVDAIQKGYLRKVPIYIDGMIDEVTAIHLTYPEYLAPSLRKKILYGENPFTAEFLIKVEGAQMREEIINSSEPAVIIATSGMLNGGPSVEYFKNLAHDEKNTLIFVSYQVKGTLGRRVLEAGKGGKITLITPEGKLETININMDVVAIEGFSGHSDIDQLIAFLRDIEPKPKTVILNHGEPEAIRKFRRRIEAECRPGGKLEGAPFCGNIYTPQILDSIKLV; translated from the coding sequence ATGTACCGTGTAGGCGAGCTACCCCTGGCGCTACAACAAGCGATTAGCAAGCATGTCCCGCCGGAGGCTATGATAACAAGGATCGAGTTCGAGGGGCCAGAAATAGCGATATACGTGCGCAACCCAGCTGTTATAGCGTTTAGGCCCGAGATAGCGAGAAATCTTGCAAAGGAGCTAAAGAAGCGTATAGTATTCCGCGCTGAGAAGGATGCAAGAAAACCGCAGCAAGAAGCCATAGAGATAATCAAGAGTATTGTACCGCCAGAAGCCGAGATAAAGACAATAATGTTTGACGAGGTTCTCGGGGAGGTCATAATAAAGGCTAGGAAGGTTGGGCTGGTGTACGGTAAGGGAAAGACCATCTACAATAAGATATTCGCTGAGACGGGATGGAGGCCAGTTATACTAAGGGCTCCGGACAAAGAGTCTGTAACGCTTAATGGCATAATTGACTACATGTTACGGCAAAGTAGCTATCGTTCACAGATACTGAAGACTATGGGTGAACGCATACACCGCGGTGTGCTTTTCGAAAACCGTTATGTTAGAATCGTGGCTCTCGGAGGCTTCATGGAAGTCGGTCGCTCGGCGATACTCGTCGAGACCAGTGAGAGCAGAGTACTCCTAGACCTTGGAGTAAACCCTGGTGGCACAGGCTACGATATGTACCCTAGGCTAGACATTGACGAGATAAGACCAGAGGAACTCGATGCGGTGATAATCACTCATGCACACTTAGACCACATGGGCCTAGTACCCTTCCTCTTTAAGTATGGATTCAAGGGCCCAGTCTACGTAACCAAGCCGACACGCGACCTAATGGTACTCTCGCTATTCGACTTCCTCGATGTCGTAACCAAGGAGGGTAGAAAACCGCCATTCAGCCAACATGATATACGCAAGATGATATTGCATACTATAGCGCTCGACTACGAGGAAGTTACGGATGTCACGCCAGACATCAAACTAACATTCTACAATGCAGGCCACATACTAGGCTCGGCAATAGCACATCTCCACATAGGCGAGGGGCTACACAACATAGTCTACACGGGTGACATGAAGTATGCAAACACACGCCTCTTGACAAAGGCTCACACGAAATTCCCCCGTGTCGAGACACTAATCATAGAGTCGACATATGGTAACAAGAGGCAACAGAAGAGGAGTCAAGCCGAAGCCGAGTTAATCCAATGGATTGTTAGGACCATAGAAGCAAAGAAGGGTAAGGTACTCATACCAGTGTTGGCTGTCGGGCGTGCCCAAGAGATAATTCTCGTAATAGTAGACGCCATCCAGAAGGGATATCTCAGGAAAGTGCCGATATACATCGATGGTATGATAGACGAGGTCACAGCTATACACCTAACGTACCCCGAGTATCTCGCCCCGAGTTTAAGAAAGAAGATACTCTACGGCGAGAACCCATTCACGGCAGAGTTCCTGATAAAAGTTGAAGGTGCGCAGATGAGAGAGGAGATAATCAACAGCTCAGAGCCAGCAGTAATCATAGCAACTTCTGGTATGCTTAACGGAGGCCCCTCTGTGGAGTACTTCAAGAACCTAGCTCACGACGAGAAGAACACGTTGATATTCGTAAGCTACCAAGTGAAAGGTACGCTAGGCAGACGCGTGCTAGAAGCCGGCAAGGGCGGCAAAATAACACTAATAACACCTGAAGGCAAGCTCGAGACAATAAACATAAACATGGATGTTGTAGCGATCGAAGGCTTCTCCGGACACTCAGACATAGACCAGCTGATAGCATTCCTCCGTGACATAGAACCGAAACCCAAGACAGTGATCCTCAACCACGGTGAACCAGAAGCCATACGCAAGTTCCGTAGAAGAATTGAAGCCGAGTGCCGGCCGGGCGGAAAACTAGAAGGGGCGCCATTCTGTGGCAATATCTACACTCCGCAGATACTCGATAGTATAAAGCTCGTCTAG
- the psmB gene encoding archaeal proteasome endopeptidase complex subunit beta, with protein sequence MQRGLLETGTTTVGLKLREYVVLAADRRATAGYYIAHKKTRKIVKITDYMAMTTSGLVADAQVLAEILREELRYYELTTKRKPSVAAAANMLAAIIFSARMYPYIVQLLLGGYDTAPRLFNIDWLGTVTEEKYTATGSGSPIAIGVIESGYREDMKVDEAVELAVKAVRAAMERDVATGNGIDVVIIGKGTFITREYPPR encoded by the coding sequence ATGCAACGCGGACTGTTAGAAACCGGCACGACTACAGTAGGCTTGAAGCTACGTGAATATGTTGTGCTAGCGGCGGACAGACGTGCAACGGCAGGTTACTACATTGCACACAAGAAGACACGCAAGATAGTCAAGATAACCGACTATATGGCGATGACGACGTCTGGTCTCGTTGCTGATGCGCAAGTGCTAGCAGAGATTCTAAGAGAAGAGCTGAGATATTACGAGTTGACGACTAAGCGAAAACCCAGTGTCGCGGCTGCCGCTAACATGTTGGCTGCGATAATATTCTCTGCTAGAATGTATCCCTATATTGTGCAGCTCTTGCTCGGAGGCTACGATACTGCACCCAGGCTGTTCAACATTGACTGGTTGGGCACGGTGACGGAGGAGAAGTATACGGCCACAGGCTCTGGCTCGCCGATTGCGATTGGCGTGATAGAATCCGGCTACCGTGAAGATATGAAGGTAGACGAGGCTGTCGAGCTAGCCGTAAAAGCTGTCAGAGCTGCTATGGAGAGAGATGTGGCCACGGGTAACGGAATAGACGTGGTAATCATAGGAAAGGGAACTTTTATAACCCGTGAGTACCCACCACGCTAG
- a CDS encoding LSM domain-containing protein, with product MVETTHKLLEENLGSIVLVKLRGDIVVRGKLKSFDQHLNLVLEEAEEIKSDGSTRKLGTLVIRGDNVVLISPTMA from the coding sequence ATGGTTGAGACGACGCACAAGCTACTCGAGGAGAACCTAGGTAGCATTGTACTCGTGAAGCTACGTGGCGATATAGTTGTTAGAGGCAAGCTCAAGAGCTTCGATCAGCACCTGAATCTCGTCCTCGAGGAGGCCGAGGAGATAAAGAGCGATGGTAGCACGAGGAAACTAGGCACACTCGTTATAAGAGGGGATAACGTGGTACTCATATCGCCAACAATGGCGTGA
- a CDS encoding DNA-directed RNA polymerase subunit H, with translation MARQKKQRFNVLEHEYVPPHRVLSPEEAARVLRELGVEPWQLPWISYNDPVVKAIGAKPGDIIEIRRKSPTAGEIIVYRLVVAYSRK, from the coding sequence TTGGCTAGACAGAAAAAACAACGTTTCAACGTTCTTGAGCACGAGTACGTACCGCCACACAGAGTGCTGAGCCCAGAGGAGGCGGCTAGAGTGTTGCGCGAACTAGGTGTAGAGCCCTGGCAGTTACCGTGGATAAGCTACAACGATCCTGTGGTGAAGGCCATTGGAGCGAAGCCAGGCGATATAATTGAGATCAGGAGGAAGAGCCCTACCGCAGGTGAGATCATAGTATACCGTCTCGTCGTGGCTTATAGCAGGAAGTAG